The DNA window TCTCCCGGACATCACCTAAGGGGATATTGAGGTAGGCACAAGGCTGTACCTGTCCTTTGGGACTGATAATGCAGTAGGAGGTGCCGGCCAGGCAGCCCCGGCCAAAACGGGTCTTCATGCCCATCTGCTTGGCAATCCGCATAAACTGGGGAGCGCAGGTTGGTTTAAGCTCTATATCGACTTCTTGTTGTTTCTTCATGATGCGGGTCAAAGCATCTTCATATTCCTCAGCCCGCAGGGACTCTTCTTCAATGGATACAGCCCGCCCTGTGGGAACCAGGAAAAAGAAATGATGGGCTACCGCCCCTTCCGCTACGGCAAAATCCGTAATGGCTTCCAGCTCATCCCGGTTCCAATCCATGACGGTGGTATGAATCTGAAAAGGCAGGCCTACTTCCCGGCAATTGCGCATGCCCTGCACGGCCTCTTCCCAGGCTCGGGGATACTTGCGGAACTGATTATGCTTGTCAATATGCAGAGAATCCAAAGAAATGCCCATGCCCATAGCGCCTGCTTCTTTCAGGCGACGGGCCATCTCTACGGTAATCAAGGTCCCATTGGTTCCGAAAACCGGGCGCAGGCCCAGGGAGGTGGCATGAGCTACCAATTCCACGATATCCGGGCGCAGGAGAGGCTCCCCGCCGCTGAAGATCATAATTTTAAATCCGGCCTTAGCAATCTGCTCCAGAAGGGTTTTCGCTTCGGCAGTGTTCAGCTCTTCTTCGGCCTTGCAACCGGCATCTCGGTAACAATGATCGCAATACATATTGCAGGCATTGGTGGTATTCCAGGATACAATCATGATTGTTCCTCCTTTATCCAGCGTGCGGCATCCAAGGCATGATAAGTAATAATCAGATCAGCTCCCGCTCGTTTCATGCTGACCAGACTCTCCATGACCACACGTTTTTCATCAATCCAGCCCTTTTCAGCAGCCGCTTTGACCATGGCATACTCACCGCTGACATTATAGGCGGCGATAGGCAGCCCGAACTGCTCTTTGGTCCGATAGGTGATATCGCCATAGGCCAGGGCCGGCTTGACGATGATCATATCCGCCCCTTCCTGGATATCAAGGGCTGTCTCGATCATGGCCTCATTACCGTTGGGAGGGTCCATTTGATAGGTGCGGCGATCTCCGAATTGAGGGGCCGAACCGGCAGCCTCACGAAAGGGTCCATAGAAAGCAGAAGCGAATTTGGCCGCATAGGACATAATCGGAATATCCGTATAGCCGGCTTCGTCCAAAGCTTCCCGAATCGCCCCCACCCGGCCATCCATCATATCTGAAGGCGCTACCATATCCGCGCCGGCTTCAGCATGGGAAACCGCTGTCTGAGCCAGCAGCTTCAGGGTAGGATCATTAAGCACCCGTCCATCCTGAATCACTCCGCAATGTCCATGATCCGTGTATTCACAGAGGCAGACATCGGTAATCACATAAAGGTCCGGGTAGTGCTTCTTTGTCAAGCGAACAGCTTCCTGGATGATGCCATGGGGGTCATAAGCCCCGGTCCCTGTCTCATCCTTGGACTCGGGCAGCCCAAAAAGCAACACGGCAGGAATTCCCGCCTCCACCACATCCTTTAGAGCCACTATATACTCATCCAAAGAATAATTATATACTCCGGGCATGGAGGAAACGGGGATCTTTTTCTTCTCTCCAAACATAATGAACATCGGGTAAATCAAATCTTCAGTCCGGACATGATGTTCCCGGACCATTCTGCGTATAGCTTCACTGCTTCTTAATCTCCTGGGGCGTCTAATCATTGGCATTTGTTCATTCCTCCTCCATTTCCCTACACTATGCCGATCTCTTCATCGGTCAAGTAGCAGGCTGGATCGGATTCCCAGAAATCTCCGGTAACAGCTTCCGCACGGGTGCGGAAATTGCCGTTACAGTTATTTAAGTACTGACAGCGGGCGCAACGGCCTTTGAGAAGGGGTTTGCGATCCTTTAGCCCAGCCAGAATAGGGTGGGCCTGATCCGTCCATATCTCCCCAAATTTCCGCTCCCGCACATTGCCGAAGGTGATATGTTGGGTAAATTGATCCGGATGCACATAGCCCAGAGGATCCACTTCACCAAAAGCGATCCCGGAGCGGTTGCCTCCATTCATGCTGATCAATTCCTTGATTTTTTGAGCCTTCTCCGGATCGTCCTTTAAAGTACGCAGGTAAAGATAAACCCCGTCACAGTGATTATCCACAGTTAAAATCTCTTTGCGGAGTCCCCGTTCTTCAAAGTCAATGGTTCTCCGGATGATGGTTTCCATGGCCTGCCTGGACTGTTCGGGAGTAACATCCTCAGCAATCATTTGATTGCCCCGTCCGGAATAGACCAGATGATAGAAGCAGACCCGATCGATACTTTCCTCTTCAATAAAGTCAAAGATCTTATCCAGCTCCGCATAATTATGGCTATTAATCGTAAAGCGAAGCCCTACCCGCTGGCCTACGGCGACACAGTTCTGAATGCCCGCCATCGCCGCTTGGAAAGCCCCTTGCTTGCCGCGGAATTTATCATTAACCTCCCGCAAGCCATCCAAGGAGATTCCCACATAGCCCACGCCAATGTTTTTAATGCGTTGAGCCACTTCCCTGGTGATCAGGGTTCCGTTGGTGGATAGGGTGGGGCGAATCCCTTTGGCGGCAGCATATTCAGCCAGTTCAAAAAAATCCGGGCGAATCAAGGGTTCCCCCCCTGAGAAAAGCAGCACCGGCACTTTAAAATCGGCCAAATCATCAATAAAGCGTTTGGCCTCTTCTGTGGTCAATTCTCCTTGATATTTTTGGGCATCGGATTCCATATAACAGTGGGCGCATTGCAAATTGCAGGTCCGGGTCGAGTTCCATACCACCACCGGCCCTGACCCGGAAGTGGTTCCGTGCATAGACCCTTTTGACCCTTTGCTGTAGCGCAGAGAATCACCGAAGTACTCTGTATTAAAAAGCAATTTTGTTAAACTGATCATTCCTCGTTCCCCCTTGCAAGAGTCTCAAGCAGCCCCTTAATAGTATACTGCTCTGCTTCCCGGTAAATGCTCAACCCAAATTCCTGAGCAGTTTTGCTGGTAATGGGACCGATAGAATAGAGTTTAACCCCTTCCAAAAGGCTTTGCCTGCCATCAATTAATTGCAGGAAATTGCGTACTGTGGAGGAACTGGTAAAGGTAACGGCCGATACAGCTTTCTCCTCCAGTAACTTCATCAATTCCTCCTTGTTGGCATTCCCCAAAACTGTACGATAAGTGGGAACATCCCAGACATCCGCTCCTAAAGCTTTCAGTGATTCGGGCAGAATATCCCGGGCTTCTTCGGCCCGGGCCAGGAGCACACTTTGACCAGGCAGAACCCGGCTGGCCAGTCCTTCGATGATTTTTTCCGCCCGGTATTCTTCAGGAACAAAAGAAACCTTCAGGCAACGCTTCTCCAAAGCATCTCTGGTGGCCGGACCGATAGCTACCACATCCATACCGGCCAAATCACGAACGTCCCTGTCTTGCTCTCTGAGAACTTTAAAGAATTCTTCTACTCCGTTGACACTGGTAAAGATGAGCCATTCAAACCGCTTCAGATTTTTGATGGCCTGAATCAACGGATGGGGATCGCTGGGTGGTACGATTTCGATAGCCGGGAATTCCCATGGTTCACCTCCCAGATCTTCAATGCCTTGAGATAGGGCACTGGCTTGATGTCTGGCTCGTGTCACAATGATCCGCTGACCGAAGAGAGGTCTCTTTTCGAACCATTGCAGTTTCTCCCTTAGTTGAACAACCTCTCCCACGATGATAATCGAGGGGTTGGTAATGCCTTCTTCCTTTACTAATTGAGCAATATTTTGAAGTTCACCGACAAGCACCCTTTGTTCCGGCCGGGTCCCCCATTGGATAATTCCCACAGGAGTTGAAGGTGAACGGCCATTTTCGATAAGTTTAGTAGAGATCAAGGACAGATTTTCCATGCCCATCAAAAAGATTAAGGTCCCGTGAGCCGTGGCTAAATGTTCCCAAGCCAAAGCCGAGCTGTTTTTGGTAGGGTCTTCATGACCGGTTATGACAGCAAAAGAAGAGGTTAGATCACGATGAGTCACCGGAATGCCTGCATAAGCAGGTACGGAAATCGCCGAAGTAACACCGGGGACAATATCAAAGGGAATCCCTGCCTGAAGCAGATCCTCTGCTTCTTCCCCACCGCGCCCAAAAACAAAAGGGTCCCCCCCCTTTAAACGAGTCACTATCTTACCTTCCAGGCCTTTCTGGACCAGAAGAGCGTTGATCTCTTCCTGGCGCAGGGTGTGCCGGTCCGGGGATTTCCCTACATAAATAAGTTCACAATCGGGACGGGCTAAGGTCAGGAGACGGCGTGAAGCCAGGCGATCGTAGATCAGCACATCGGCCTTGGCAATGCACTCCGCACCCTTAACAGTAATGAGTTTCGGATCTCCTGGCCCGGCACCAACCAAATATACATATCCTTTGTCCAAATCAGAACACTCCTTGCTTGCTGTAGCGTATTATGAAGAATAAAAACTTTACTTTTCGAAGGGTGTACGAATCTCCTGCAGGATCGCCATGGCTCCTTGAGCAATCAGCAGATCGGCAGCTTGCCTGCCCAACTCTTCAGGATGCTCTCCCGACAGGGTGACCTTCAGGATGCGTTGACCATCCAAGGAAGCGACCATTCCCTTTAGAACAATCTGTTGCTGCTCTATCACAGCCCAGGCTCCGATGGGAATCTGACATCCCCCTTCCAAGCGGTAGAGAAGGGTCCGTTCTGCTTTGACGGCTCTTTCCGTATCCCCATGGTTCAGCAGGTTAAGCATCTCCCGGACATCAGCCCGCTGAGCAGCAATCTCCACAGCAATGGCTCCTTGGCCTACTGCTGAAAGCATAATCTCTTCAGAAATGTATTCTGTGATCCGGTCTTCCCAGCCCAAGCGTTTCACACCGGCCGCTGCCAGAACGATACCTGCCATATTGGACTCCTGCAGCTTCCGCCAACGGGTCTGGAGATTGCCGCGTAAATCCGCAAAAGACAGATCGGAGCGATAATTCTGCAACTGGGCTTTACGTCTTAAACTGCTGGTGCCGATGATTGAACCGGCCGGTAATGACCCTAAAGGCGTGCCGTCTTTACTTAGAAAAACATCCCGCGGCTCTTCTCTCTCGCAAAAAGCGGCAATTTCCAAACCTGGGGGCAAAACCGTAGGCAGATCTTTGAGGCTATGGACAGCACAATCAATCTCTCCATTGAGAAGACCAACTTCCAACTCTTTTGTAAAAAGACCCTTGTCGCCGATTTTAGCAAGGGGGACATCAAGAATCTTATCTCCCTTTGTTTTCATGGGGACCAGGACAAACTCTCTTTCCGGGTAATACTCTTCCAGTTTCCCTTTCACCCATTCGGCTTGCCAAAGGGCCAGCTGACTATCCCGTGTACCTATTTTAACGCTTCCCATGTGCTCCCCCTTAACTTTGGTTGGAATGATGACTGGCGGCATGATGAACACTCCACCCCGCATGAGGTGAAAGCTCATTACCATCCAAGTCAAATAAATTTTGGAGTATTTCCGTATAAAGATGACCTTGGCTGGTATTGGCTGCTTCCTTCAAATTGGCAATAGGAGCATGCAGAAGATGAGTTACGATGGAGTTGGCCATGGACCGGATAATCTTCTCCTGTTTCTCATCGATAGGACCCAGTTTATTCAAGGCGCTTTTCAGCATAATCTCCCGGACCTCCTCCCCACGACGCTGCAAAGCAACGATGGTGGGAACTACATACAGGGAATTATGCCACTTCACAAAGCGTCCCATCTCTTCTTCGAGAATCCTTCCAGCCTGCAGGGCTGCTTCCTCCCGAGCTTTTTGATGGGAGTCCACTACTCCTCGCAAATCATCGATGTCAAACAAGGTCACACCTTCTAATTCTCCCACATTGGGATGAATATCCCGGGGTACGGCGATATCGATCAGCAATAAAGCCCGTCGCTGGCGCTGTTCCATAACCCGCCTCATGCGCTCCGGCTTGATGACAAAATGAGCGGCAGCCGTTGCCGAAATAACGATATCTGCTTCGGCCAAGGCCGTATCCAATTCCTCATAAGGAATGGCTCTTCCTGAGAATTCCTCTGCCAAGGCTTGAGCACGCTGCATAGAGCGATTGGACACCAATACAGTATCCGCTCCGCTGGCCACCAGATGCTTGGCCGTCAGAGCGCTCATCTCACCTGCCCCTAAAATCAATATACTCTTGCCTTGCACATCGCCAAAGGTTTGCTTGGCCAGCTCTACCGCTGTGTAGGAAACCGAGGTGGGATGCTGGTCAATTTGTGTCTCGGAGCGGACCCTTTTTCCCACTGCCAAAGCATTTTGAAAAATGGCGTGAATAATTTTATTGCTCAGATCAAGCTGTGATGATTTTTCGTAGGCCTCCGCTACCTGGCCCAGGATTTGAGTTTCACCTATCACCATGGAGTCCAGTCCGGCGACGACACGGAAAAGATGGCGTACGGAATCATAAAGAGTATGGACATAAAGATATTGATCAATATCTTCTTCCCGAAGCTTCCCATGCCGGGCCAGAAATTTCTTAATCACACTGACTCCCAATTCCACTTCAGGAGTGGCGGCATAGATCTCCAAACGGTTACAGGTGCTTAACAGCACGACCCCATTTAAGGCGGATAGAGCATCCAATTCCAGTAGGGCTTTATTGATCTCCGAAGGATGAAAGCTGACTTTCTCACGAATCTCTACTGGAGCCGTCTTGTGGTTCAACCCAATAGTGATTGGAAACACTTCTGCATTACTCCCTTCGCGTCGTCCAGCCGACCGTTTTTTATAAGCTCAAGCATCTCTCCATCCGTAGCCCGATTCCAAAACTTTTCCTTCTGCTCCGCTGTCAGCCGGGCTTTAACGTCCTTGCGCCAGCTTCCCAGCAAAGTCAGGTAATCCTTGTAGGCCTCCCCATAGTGTTCTGCCAACTCGGCCCGAATCTGCCGGGCGACAATGGGACTGCTCCCTCCCGTAGAGACAGCAATGCTTAAATCTCCCCGTTCCAATATGGAAGGCACAATAAACGTACATTTCTCCGGATCATCCACCACATTGATCAGACGAAAGGATTTTTGGGCATCTCCTGCCGCGGCGCTGTTAACCTCCTCGATTTCTGTACAGGAAAATACCAGCACCTCATCCTGCAGATCATCGGCAGAATACTCCTTTTTCTTCCACAGACATCGTTCATCATCCACCAGTTCCACTAATTCAGGGTGAAGCTCGGGTGAGACGATACGAACGACAGCACCATGCTCCAGCAGGGTTTTCACCTTGCGCAAAGCGACTGTTCCTCCGCCCACGACTAAAACCGGCTTATTCTGCAACTCAACATAGATGGGGTAATAATGTGACACGTACAGCCCCCCGCTTCTTTTTTAGAACCCTTAAAATTTAAATCATTCTAATCACATCTTACAACGAAAATCCCAACTAAAAAACAAGCAATTTCTTATGGGATGATTAAGTGTTTTTATGAACAAGCTCTTCTTTAGGCATAAGAATGCAAGCCTGGAAGCAGGTAATTCACGCCAAAGAAAGTAAACAACACAGCTGCAAAACCAATGATGGCCATCCAAGCCGCCCGTTTTCCTTTCCAGCCATACATCAAACGGGCATGGAGATAGGCTGCGTAGATAATCCAAGTGATCAGGGACCAGGTCTCTTTGGGGTCCCAGGACCAGTAGGTGCCCCAGGCATAGTTAGCCCAAATAGCGCCCGTAACGATACATAGGGTCAACATAGGGAAGGCAAAGCCAATCATCTTATAAGCCAGTTCATCCAGAACATTTTCATGGGGAAAACGGCTGAGCCAGGTTTCTTTTTCATGCTTTTCATGAGAGCCGCCGGTTTTAAGCAAATACATTATTCCCAAACCGCAGGAAATAGCGAAGGCTCCATAAGCCAGCATAGCAGTGAACACATGGAAGGTCAACCACTGGCTTTTCAAGGCTGGTGGGATAGCTCCGGCCACTCTTTCTGAAGGGCCCATTTTCATGATGATAAACATCAGCAATATGAAGGTTACAGGCATGACAAAGCTGCCCAGAGCTTTAATCTTATAGCGGAACTCCGCAAAGATATAAATAATGACAATTCCCCAACAGAAGGTAAGAATAAATTCATAACCATTGGTTAATGGCGGCCGTTGCGTAATCACCCAGCGCAAAGCGATGGCCGCTGTATTGGCTATCAGTCCGATGATGGCAGCGAATGTACCCAGATGGGTAAAGACGTCCTTTTTAGCAGCCATTCCGATCCAATAGAAGACGGTGCTTCCTATGTAAGCTCCAACCATGATATAAAATAAAATGACTTCGAAATTTTCCATGGATCCGCCCAACGATATCGACTCCTTTACACAAAATTATGATATTCCTTCTACTTCAGCAACAATACGGTCGAACTCCTCTTTGGCTCCCATGCTCAGCTTTCCGATGTAAGCTCCCAAAGTCAGGGTTGCCTCTTGGGTCTCATGATTAGCCTCCAAAACGCCTGCAATCCGAACAGGCCGCCAATAGAAGGATAAAAGCAATCCCACCATTAAAAGGCCGCTTCCCAGCCAAACAATCCCTACTCCAGGATCTTCTTTAATTTGTAATCCTGTGAATGCTATCGCTTTATCAAAGGTTATGGTATAGGCATCCTGGATGTTCTTGGATTCTCCCGGTGTGAGCTGCCCCATATCCAACTGCCTGTGCTCATCAAAAACCTGATAAAGGATCACGGACTCTTGAGGGCTTGTTTTCATGGCCGCCAGCACAAAGTAAAAATTGGTTCCCGGTGCATTGAAATAACCATACCCATTCTGGAGTGCTACAGGAAAGGTCTTATCACCCATTTCTACAGTAAATTGGGCTCCCGGTGCATAGCTGGATTGGTAGAAGGTTACACCCTTATAGGTCAAGGGATGATTCACAGAAATGGACTGGCGGTGAACCTCTGTACCTGATTCAATGATACTAAGATCGGTATACCAGTTATCCCTCTCCCCGCTGGGCAGAATCCTATCTTCCACCGAATTGATCTTAACCATAAAGTTTTCTTTTACTTGGCCTTTATAAAGGTCAATCTCCTGAATGGGAACCACGCTTCCCTCACCGGCCATCATATACCCTTTAAAGCCGGAGAGGGACCCGATCAGGGCACCAAGGATTAAGATCACAAAAGAAAGATGAGTGATGAAGGATCCCCAACTGCCCATGCGCCGCTTCTGCGCTGTAAAACTCCATTGCCCCTCGCCCGCTGATTCGGTAAGGCGAAAACCCTTCTTCTTAAGTACTTCCTGAGTTCTTTGTTTTAAGACATCTTCAGTCTGCCCAGATAGTTTGGCGCTAATCTTCTGAGGTAGACTGGACTTATCCAGGGGAGCCTCGGGATTAAATGTCAACTTATAGATTCCCCCAAAACGCTGTACACTACACACAATGAGATTAATACAAAGTAGACCTAATAAGAATTGAAACAAAGGTGAAGAATAGATATGGGTAAATCCTAAAGTTCTCCAAATCTCTGCAACTGCATGTGCTCCTTCGGGATCGAGAGATTCCTGTGGTACCAGAGTTCCTATCCCTGAGACCAAAGCAACGATTCCGAGTAATACCAACCCTGTTTTCATTGAGCTGAAGATGTCCCAAATTTTTTCAATCAATCCGTCAGACCTATTGCTCATAATAACCTCCAGTATAAATTATGGAATTATTCAAAGGATTATTTTATGTATTATTTTACTATATATTCTCAGGTTAGCCTAGGATGAAAGTTTGTTTCACAGAAAAATCACGATTCATTTAGGGTTTCCATAGGATTCCGTAAGGGTTTGTTAAGGGTTGAAAAAGGATTTGTTAAGATTTCCCCCATTAAGTTACAAAAAGTACATAAAGTGCAAAAAAAGGAGGCAAAGCTCTTCAACCCTGATCAACGGCATTGCGAGCTTTGCCTCCCTATTCTATTCCTAATTTATAAATACTAAACTACATTAAAGTACCGTTCCAAATAGGCAGTGCCGCGAAGATGACCACGTAGCGCAGCACAAACCCGCCCAGAACAACCAGAGCATCACTGAGAAGGAGAACATTGGCCAATCCTTGTCCTTGCTCTAAGGCTACGGTATTACCGCTTCCAGCCGCCGCATGAAGAGCATGACCGGTATGAGCGGATTTGCCAAGTTTTCTGACTGCGAAAGCTGAGATCAGCAGAGGCACCACCAGTCCCAGTACCACAAGGAACAGCCAGAACCAAAGCGCCAGCCCGCCGGAAATGGCTTGAGCGGCAGAAGCGGCTTTCACCCCGCCACCGGCATTGGCCACGCTGAAGATAAAGGCGACGAGGATGATCTCAACGCTGACCAGATAGAAGTGAAGTTTGGAAATCTTGTACTCGTCAGAATGTACGCCCTTATCAATGATATTGCTGACCAGGACCGTGATGGAAAGACCTGTCGAAATAGCAGAAACAACGAATAATACCGGCATAACATAGGTATTCCAGAAAGGAATCGCTTCAACCACGGCAACGAGCAAACCTGTGTAAGCGCAGGTCGAGAAAGCCAGCAGTGCTCCGAGGTGCTCTAACGCACTGGGAATCTCTTTTTTCTTCCAGACAAAGAACGCAACCACTAATCCCACACAGATGAAGAGGGCAAGAATATACACGCCCCAGGTCATGACTGAGGTGAAGTTGCTTAAAAGGCCAATCAGCAGCCAGGGTTTCCTTAATCCCTGACCCAAGTCAAATACTAAAAGCACTGTACCAAAGGCCACGATAGGAGCAGCTATGAAATATCCGGCCCGTTTTAAAGCAGGTGAGTTCCCTAACCAACCTCTCCCGGCAGCATAAGAAGTGAGGTATGCTCCGGCACCTAAACCACCTAAAAAGAGATATATGACGATTAACCATTCCCAATGAAGATGCATGTTTTTTCCTCCTCCTTATTCCTTATACCTTCGGGATAATCACTAATGAAGGATTGGTGATGCTGGCCGGCGGCAGACCATTGATTTCCGGAGCTACAGCGCCGGGAGTTTTTCTCAGTTCAGTAATATCCCCATAGGTTAATGCACCGGTCGGACATGCGGATACACAGGCAGGTTTGCCCCCTTGGTCCTGAATCTCGGCACAGAAACTGCATTTCGTTACTGCTCCGGTACCGGACTTAACAAACTGTGGTGCATGGTAAGGGCAGGCATAGAGGCAATAGGCACAGCCCACGCATTTCTTCGTATTATGGGCTACGATACCGTCTTTATCCCGTTTCGTATAGGCTTTGACAGGACATACTGTCATACAGGCAGGATCGGCACAGTGGTTGCAACTCATAGAGAGATACACCTTGTTGCTTGCCGGCTCTGCTACATATACCTTACGCCATTCGGCACCGGGCTCCCATTTGTTCGTTTCTTTACATGCTTTGGCGCACAACTTACAATTAATGCATTTTGTTTGGTCATACATAAAACCTAATTGCTTGGATTCACTCGACTCTGTTCCTGCAGCTTTAACACTCGCTTCTTTCAAACTTCCCATCGGCACACCAACTGCCACGGCAGCTGCGGTTAAAGCCCCGATTTTTAAAGCTGTACGACGTGTTAATTTTACATCGAGCTTTGACACATGGAACAACCCCTTTCTCTAATTCCCTCTAGTACTTACCCATTTTTTCACACAAAAAGCTCCGGCATATCCTATTTATTTATTAGTTCATAACCTCTGCCTTTGCTTCTTGTCTTCGTAATAAAGAATACCATAGAAATTATTTATTGCAAAGTATTAGCTTTCGGTAATTTTTGCATTCTCATTATTATTTCACTAAAAATTCACAATTATATACCTATCGAAAAGACCGAAGTCCATCAACTCCAGGCTGATTTCTTTCGGTCTCAGTGTTCATTGGGGCAAGTTAGATGCAAGTGCAATAAATTTTACCTATCTTTAAATATACCCTAAAACTTGCGTTCCTTCACAAAATAAGCCAAATCCACGAGAGCTTTCCGGGTCGGCACATTGGGCAGCTCTTGAAGGTAAGAATTGGCTTTACTTATATATAAGTCCACATAATGCATGGAGTCAGCAATTGCTCCGGAGTCCTTGATCATTTTAATGGCCTCTCTGACGTCATCGTCATCCTTCTCCGGTTTGGCCAGCAATCCATGCAAGCGCTCCCTCTCCCCGGATTGATGCAGGGCAAGAATCAAAGGCAGGGTCATAATTCCTTGACGGATATCTCCTCCCACAGGCTTGCCCAGTTCGGAGGCTTCAGCAGTGACATCCAGGACATCATCAACGATTTGAAAAGCCATACCCAGGGCGTGTCCATAAGCACCCAGAGCCCAAACTTCTCTCCGCGGGGCAGAAGAAACCAGAGCACCCAGTTTGCAGCTGGCGGAAATAAGCATGGCCGTTTTACGCTTAATACGATAATAATACTGTTTCAAGTTCTGATTGACATCATTGGAAGCCTTAATCTGTTGGATTTCTCCCTGACTCATTTCCACACTGACTTCAGCAAGAATCTTTGACACTTCAGGATGATTAATCTGAGCAAGCAGCTCCAGCGCTTTAGCCAATAGGTAATCCCCGGTAGCAATCGAAACTACATTTCCCCATTTTGCCTTAACTGTGGGCCGCCCCCGCCGGGTCATTGACGCATCCACTACATCGTCATGAACCAGAGTGGCCATGTGAATCAATTCTAAAGCCATAGCCACCGGAAGGAGCCTGTCAATGGGATAGCCATAGAATTTTCCTGCTAAAAGGGTAAAAGCCGGGCGCAACCGCTTCCCACCGGCTTCCAATAGTTGAACAGCGGATTGATCCAGTATAGGAAAATCTGTTTTTATATAAGCATGAAGTTCTTTCTCAACCCTCTGCAGATCGGAGTTGATTTGGTTAAAAAGCCAAAGTTGTTTCAATCTTGGTTCACCTGCTTGCACCCTATTTTTCGTAGGACACCATGTCTTGTGGGAGTTCCGCAAGAGGATCCTCATCATAGGTTAATAATTCTTCGTCATCTTTATTGGGTGTTGCATTCTCATCGCTTGGCGTATCTGCAGCTTCCGGTGTAACCGCTGCAACAGTTGAAGGGGCTGCAGCTGCCGTCTTTTTTTCTTCCTGGCTGCTTTTCTTAGGCGCCGGGGTTTTCAATGTGTCATCTAAGGTCTTCTTGAGGACATTGCTGGGAGTATTCACAGCATCCTGAAATTCTTTCGTCATATCTCCGGCAATTTTCTTAACCTCAAAAACCACCTTTCCAATGGCACGAGCCACATCGGGAAGGTCTTCTGGGCCGAATAATACCAAGGCGATAACCATTAATATAATAAGTTCATTAAAACTCATCTCTTACCCCCCCTATCCTTCCAGTGCTTTCTCTCGTTTTCGTGCCACAATATAACCGAGCCAAATACTGGCCTCATACAACATATAGGTAGGCAGCACCATTAGTCCCTGAGTCATAATTTCAGGAGTAGGTGAAATGAGCATTGTCACCACTACAATCCCAAAGAAGGCATACTTCCTCTTTTTAGCCAGGCTATCCGGGGAGAGGACGCCAATACGAATCAAAAGCAGCAAGATAACAGGAAGTTGAAAAATCAAACCAAAGCTTAAAAGAAAACGTATAATAAAGGATAAATACGAAGCTTTTGTCACCAGAGTAGTTGAACTTACAACGGCTTGGCCAGTAAAAAGCAGGAATTTAA is part of the Desulfitobacterium chlororespirans DSM 11544 genome and encodes:
- the nirJ1 gene encoding putative heme d1 biosynthesis radical SAM protein NirJ1 produces the protein MISLTKLLFNTEYFGDSLRYSKGSKGSMHGTTSGSGPVVVWNSTRTCNLQCAHCYMESDAQKYQGELTTEEAKRFIDDLADFKVPVLLFSGGEPLIRPDFFELAEYAAAKGIRPTLSTNGTLITREVAQRIKNIGVGYVGISLDGLREVNDKFRGKQGAFQAAMAGIQNCVAVGQRVGLRFTINSHNYAELDKIFDFIEEESIDRVCFYHLVYSGRGNQMIAEDVTPEQSRQAMETIIRRTIDFEERGLRKEILTVDNHCDGVYLYLRTLKDDPEKAQKIKELISMNGGNRSGIAFGEVDPLGYVHPDQFTQHITFGNVRERKFGEIWTDQAHPILAGLKDRKPLLKGRCARCQYLNNCNGNFRTRAEAVTGDFWESDPACYLTDEEIGIV
- the nirJ2 gene encoding putative heme d1 biosynthesis radical SAM protein NirJ2 — its product is MIVSWNTTNACNMYCDHCYRDAGCKAEEELNTAEAKTLLEQIAKAGFKIMIFSGGEPLLRPDIVELVAHATSLGLRPVFGTNGTLITVEMARRLKEAGAMGMGISLDSLHIDKHNQFRKYPRAWEEAVQGMRNCREVGLPFQIHTTVMDWNRDELEAITDFAVAEGAVAHHFFFLVPTGRAVSIEEESLRAEEYEDALTRIMKKQQEVDIELKPTCAPQFMRIAKQMGMKTRFGRGCLAGTSYCIISPKGQVQPCAYLNIPLGDVRETPFDELWKTHPVFKELRTLDYKGGCGSCGYKTICGGCRARAAYYEEGDFMAEEPWCLYHGRKGGK
- the hemC gene encoding hydroxymethylbilane synthase, which gives rise to MGSVKIGTRDSQLALWQAEWVKGKLEEYYPEREFVLVPMKTKGDKILDVPLAKIGDKGLFTKELEVGLLNGEIDCAVHSLKDLPTVLPPGLEIAAFCEREEPRDVFLSKDGTPLGSLPAGSIIGTSSLRRKAQLQNYRSDLSFADLRGNLQTRWRKLQESNMAGIVLAAAGVKRLGWEDRITEYISEEIMLSAVGQGAIAVEIAAQRADVREMLNLLNHGDTERAVKAERTLLYRLEGGCQIPIGAWAVIEQQQIVLKGMVASLDGQRILKVTLSGEHPEELGRQAADLLIAQGAMAILQEIRTPFEK
- the hemB gene encoding porphobilinogen synthase, with amino-acid sequence MPMIRRPRRLRSSEAIRRMVREHHVRTEDLIYPMFIMFGEKKKIPVSSMPGVYNYSLDEYIVALKDVVEAGIPAVLLFGLPESKDETGTGAYDPHGIIQEAVRLTKKHYPDLYVITDVCLCEYTDHGHCGVIQDGRVLNDPTLKLLAQTAVSHAEAGADMVAPSDMMDGRVGAIREALDEAGYTDIPIMSYAAKFASAFYGPFREAAGSAPQFGDRRTYQMDPPNGNEAMIETALDIQEGADMIIVKPALAYGDITYRTKEQFGLPIAAYNVSGEYAMVKAAAEKGWIDEKRVVMESLVSMKRAGADLIITYHALDAARWIKEEQS
- the cobA gene encoding uroporphyrinogen-III C-methyltransferase, with protein sequence MDKGYVYLVGAGPGDPKLITVKGAECIAKADVLIYDRLASRRLLTLARPDCELIYVGKSPDRHTLRQEEINALLVQKGLEGKIVTRLKGGDPFVFGRGGEEAEDLLQAGIPFDIVPGVTSAISVPAYAGIPVTHRDLTSSFAVITGHEDPTKNSSALAWEHLATAHGTLIFLMGMENLSLISTKLIENGRSPSTPVGIIQWGTRPEQRVLVGELQNIAQLVKEEGITNPSIIIVGEVVQLREKLQWFEKRPLFGQRIIVTRARHQASALSQGIEDLGGEPWEFPAIEIVPPSDPHPLIQAIKNLKRFEWLIFTSVNGVEEFFKVLREQDRDVRDLAGMDVVAIGPATRDALEKRCLKVSFVPEEYRAEKIIEGLASRVLPGQSVLLARAEEARDILPESLKALGADVWDVPTYRTVLGNANKEELMKLLEEKAVSAVTFTSSSTVRNFLQLIDGRQSLLEGVKLYSIGPITSKTAQEFGLSIYREAEQYTIKGLLETLARGNEE